The following are encoded in a window of Streptomyces sp. Go-475 genomic DNA:
- a CDS encoding FtsX family ABC transporter permease, with protein MLKATLRSFLAHKGRLLLSALAVLLSVAFVTGSLIFSDTVSRTFDRLFASTAADVTVSPKEDLDEAVPSGRTATLPAALAERVRQIDGVAAARAEVDVNGLTVADENNEPVGPTTGAPTLGNAWNPNERSPVELTSGHAPRGPGQALLDSETADRKDVAIGDTLTVIAPPGSFEVRVVGIVTFTTTNPGAALVFLDPSTARTKLLGDPRAATSISVDAADGVGDEQLKQRVAAALGPHTYDFRTADEQAESDVEQLGGFLDVIKYVMLGFAGIAVLVGVFLIVNTFSMLIAQRTRELGLLRALGADRRQVRRSVLTEALLLGLAGSTLGLAVGIGLAAGLIELMGLLGMNIDADEMVIGWVTPVAAYVVGLGVTFVAAYLPARRAAGVSPMAALSDAEVAGVGRPLRVRAVAGTVVGAAGAAALAGCAVSERTASAASLLGLGVVLTLIATVIAGPLLVRPVIRVLGGAFPALFGSIGRMSQRNALRNPRRTGATAAALMVGLALVGGMSVASESMTASFDRQIDRTLGADFVIQNTNFLPFPEEVTDEVRATEGVGLVVRGRFTPVAVRLPDGDRVETTAAGYDPRLDEVANITYTAGDSAAALADGRLAMDRDFARDHGVRAGSTVPVEFQGGRSAELTVGALTDQDAAEGFGTQGGLYFGLGTLERYAPGGQDSALYVNAAPGTGDDELRARLEATLDPYPQVQVRDLADYKQLVHDQIAVLLYLVYALLGLAIIIAVLGVVNTLALSVVERTREIGLLRAIGLARRQLRRMIRLESVVIAVFGAVLGLALGLVWGVCTQQVLALQGMAALAIPWVTIVAVVIGSAVIGVVAALLPALRASRMNVLAAIAHE; from the coding sequence GTGCTCAAGGCGACCCTGAGGAGCTTCCTGGCGCACAAGGGGCGGCTGCTGCTCTCCGCGCTCGCCGTCCTGCTGTCCGTCGCGTTCGTCACGGGGAGCCTGATCTTCTCGGACACCGTCAGCCGCACCTTCGACCGGCTGTTCGCCTCCACCGCCGCCGATGTCACCGTCAGCCCGAAGGAGGACCTCGACGAGGCGGTGCCCTCCGGCCGGACGGCGACCCTGCCGGCCGCGCTCGCCGAACGGGTGCGGCAGATCGACGGGGTCGCGGCGGCCCGCGCCGAGGTGGACGTGAACGGCCTCACGGTCGCCGACGAGAACAACGAGCCGGTGGGCCCGACCACCGGGGCACCCACGCTCGGCAACGCCTGGAACCCGAACGAGCGCAGCCCCGTGGAGCTGACCTCGGGGCACGCCCCGCGCGGGCCCGGCCAGGCGCTGCTCGACTCGGAGACCGCCGACCGCAAGGACGTGGCGATCGGCGACACCCTCACCGTGATCGCGCCGCCCGGGTCGTTCGAGGTCCGGGTCGTCGGCATCGTCACGTTCACCACCACCAACCCGGGCGCCGCGCTGGTCTTCCTCGACCCGTCCACCGCGCGGACGAAACTGCTGGGCGACCCACGGGCCGCCACCAGCATCTCGGTCGACGCGGCCGACGGGGTCGGCGACGAGCAGCTCAAGCAGCGCGTGGCCGCCGCGCTCGGCCCGCACACCTACGACTTCCGGACGGCCGACGAGCAGGCCGAGTCCGACGTCGAGCAGCTGGGCGGGTTCCTCGACGTCATCAAGTACGTGATGCTCGGCTTCGCCGGGATCGCCGTGCTGGTCGGCGTGTTCCTGATCGTCAACACCTTCTCCATGCTCATCGCGCAGCGCACCCGTGAGCTGGGGCTGCTGCGCGCCCTAGGCGCCGACCGGCGCCAGGTCCGCCGCTCGGTGCTCACCGAGGCCCTGCTGCTCGGCCTGGCCGGCTCCACGCTGGGGCTCGCGGTGGGCATCGGGCTCGCGGCCGGGCTCATCGAGCTGATGGGTCTGCTCGGCATGAACATCGACGCCGACGAGATGGTCATCGGCTGGGTGACGCCCGTGGCGGCGTACGTCGTCGGTCTCGGCGTCACCTTCGTCGCCGCGTACCTGCCGGCGCGGCGGGCCGCGGGCGTCTCGCCGATGGCGGCGCTGTCGGACGCCGAGGTCGCCGGGGTGGGCCGGCCGCTGCGGGTGCGCGCGGTGGCGGGCACGGTCGTCGGGGCGGCCGGGGCGGCGGCGCTCGCGGGATGCGCCGTGTCCGAGCGGACGGCGTCGGCGGCGTCCCTGCTGGGCCTCGGGGTCGTGCTGACCCTGATCGCGACGGTGATCGCCGGTCCGCTGCTGGTGCGCCCGGTGATCCGCGTGCTCGGCGGGGCCTTCCCCGCGCTGTTCGGTTCGATCGGCCGGATGAGCCAGCGCAACGCCCTGCGCAATCCCCGCCGTACCGGGGCCACCGCGGCCGCCCTGATGGTCGGTCTCGCCCTGGTCGGCGGCATGTCGGTGGCGAGCGAGTCGATGACCGCGTCGTTCGACCGGCAGATCGACAGGACGCTGGGTGCCGACTTCGTCATCCAGAACACCAACTTCCTGCCGTTCCCCGAGGAGGTGACCGACGAGGTGCGCGCCACCGAGGGCGTGGGCCTCGTCGTACGGGGGCGGTTCACGCCGGTCGCGGTGCGGCTGCCGGACGGCGACCGCGTGGAGACGACCGCGGCGGGCTACGATCCGCGGCTCGACGAGGTCGCCAACATCACCTACACGGCAGGGGACTCGGCGGCCGCGCTCGCGGACGGGCGCCTGGCCATGGACCGGGACTTCGCCCGCGACCACGGCGTACGGGCGGGGAGCACCGTCCCGGTGGAGTTCCAGGGCGGACGCTCGGCCGAGCTGACCGTCGGCGCCCTCACCGACCAGGACGCCGCCGAGGGGTTCGGCACGCAGGGCGGGCTCTACTTCGGTCTCGGCACGCTGGAGCGGTACGCGCCCGGCGGGCAGGACTCCGCGCTGTACGTCAACGCCGCCCCCGGCACGGGCGACGACGAGCTGCGCGCGCGGCTGGAGGCGACCCTGGACCCGTATCCGCAGGTGCAGGTGCGGGACCTGGCCGACTACAAGCAGCTCGTCCACGACCAGATCGCCGTCCTGCTCTACCTCGTGTACGCGCTGCTGGGCCTGGCGATCATCATCGCGGTGCTCGGCGTGGTCAACACCCTCGCCTTGTCGGTCGTCGAGCGCACCCGGGAGATCGGGCTGCTGCGGGCGATCGGCCTGGCCCGGCGTCAGCTGCGGCGGATGATCCGGCTGGAGTCGGTGGTGATCGCCGTGTTCGGCGCGGTCCTGGGGCTCGCCCTGGGGCTGGTGTGGGGGGTGTGCACGCAGCAGGTGCTCGCGCTCCAGGGCATGGCGGCCCTCGCGATCCCGTGGGTCACGATCGTCGCCGTGGTGATCGGTTCCGCGGTGATCGGGGTCGTGGCGGCGCTGCTGCCGGCGTTGCGCGCGTCCCGCATGAACGTACTGGCGGCCATCGCACACGAGTGA
- a CDS encoding LLM class F420-dependent oxidoreductase, with the protein MSRPFRFGVNLLQPASAGEWRAKCRRAEELGYDVILVPDHLGMPAPFPALVAAAEATERPRLGTFTLNAGFWNPTLLAREVATTDALTGGRLELGLGTGYVRAEHESAGLPFGSPGERVDHLRRTVEELGRLLGSDEHRPQAAQRPRVPLLIGGNGDRMLRLSAEHADIAAFTGARTVPGSTTGQLTPITAEELDERVARWREFARHREEQPELNLLLQVVIGTEDREAAVQPFLELVPDLTVEQVLDLPVSLVGTPDELAEQVLARRKRYGFTYFTVLEPCMEAFAPVMARVRGA; encoded by the coding sequence ATGTCGCGTCCGTTCCGCTTCGGGGTCAACCTGCTGCAACCGGCGTCCGCCGGGGAGTGGCGCGCCAAGTGCCGCCGGGCCGAGGAGCTGGGGTACGACGTGATCCTGGTCCCCGACCATCTGGGCATGCCCGCGCCCTTTCCCGCGCTCGTGGCGGCGGCGGAGGCCACCGAGCGTCCGCGGCTGGGCACCTTCACGCTCAACGCGGGCTTCTGGAACCCGACGCTGCTGGCCCGCGAGGTGGCGACGACGGACGCGCTCACGGGCGGCCGTCTGGAGCTCGGCCTGGGCACCGGCTATGTGCGGGCGGAGCACGAGTCGGCCGGGCTGCCGTTCGGCTCGCCGGGCGAGCGGGTGGACCATCTGCGGCGCACGGTCGAGGAGCTGGGGCGGCTGCTGGGCTCGGACGAGCACCGGCCGCAGGCGGCGCAGCGGCCCCGGGTGCCGCTGCTGATCGGCGGGAACGGCGACCGCATGCTGCGGCTGAGTGCCGAGCACGCCGACATCGCGGCGTTCACCGGGGCGCGTACGGTACCGGGCAGCACGACCGGGCAGCTGACGCCGATCACCGCGGAGGAGCTCGACGAACGCGTGGCGCGGTGGCGGGAGTTCGCGCGGCACCGCGAGGAGCAGCCCGAGCTCAACCTGCTGCTTCAGGTGGTGATCGGCACGGAGGACCGGGAGGCCGCCGTCCAGCCGTTCCTGGAACTCGTGCCGGACCTGACGGTGGAGCAGGTGCTGGACCTTCCCGTCTCCCTGGTCGGCACGCCGGACGAGCTGGCGGAGCAGGTCCTGGCCCGGCGCAAGCGCTACGGCTTCACGTACTTCACGGTCCTGGAGCCCTGCATGGAGGCGTTCGCTCCGGTCATGGCCCGGGTGCGCGGGGCCTGA
- a CDS encoding GNAT family N-acetyltransferase — translation MTELRIRAATPEDLDTVLAFWKVAAEGTSISDDRGGVERLVARDPEALLLAERGGELAGTVIAGFDGWRCHLYRLAVHPDHRRRGVASALLAAAEERFVRLGGRRADAMVLTRNETAHRAWGAAGYAPEERWRRWVKPLIG, via the coding sequence ATGACGGAGCTGCGCATCCGGGCCGCGACGCCCGAGGACCTCGACACCGTGCTGGCCTTCTGGAAGGTGGCCGCCGAGGGCACGAGCATCAGCGACGACCGCGGTGGCGTGGAGCGGCTGGTCGCGCGCGATCCCGAGGCCCTGCTCCTGGCCGAGCGGGGCGGCGAGCTGGCCGGCACGGTCATCGCGGGGTTCGACGGCTGGCGCTGCCACCTCTACCGGCTGGCCGTGCATCCGGACCACCGTCGCCGGGGCGTCGCCTCCGCGCTGCTCGCCGCGGCCGAGGAGCGGTTCGTACGGCTCGGCGGGCGGCGCGCGGACGCCATGGTGCTCACGCGCAACGAGACCGCGCACCGGGCGTGGGGTGCCGCCGGCTACGCGCCCGAGGAGCGGTGGCGGCGCTGGGTGAAGCCCCTCATCGGCTGA
- a CDS encoding TetR/AcrR family transcriptional regulator: protein MVRPGGRSARVQAAVHTAVRELASEVGRDALTVPMVAQRAGVTPSTIYRRWGDLQVLLSDVAVERLRPDTEPGDHGSLASDLTAWAEQFLDEMSSPAGRAYIRDALLGDPDGGNAGQCSAYAAEQIDVILRRASERGEPAPGAETVIDQVVAPMMYRILFRPDGLDTAYAHRLVAGVLSR, encoded by the coding sequence ATGGTGCGCCCCGGCGGGCGCAGCGCCCGGGTCCAGGCGGCGGTGCACACCGCCGTGCGCGAACTCGCCTCGGAGGTCGGCCGCGACGCCCTGACGGTGCCGATGGTCGCCCAGCGCGCCGGCGTGACACCGTCCACGATCTACCGCCGCTGGGGAGACCTGCAGGTGCTGCTGTCCGATGTGGCGGTCGAGCGGCTGCGGCCCGACACCGAACCCGGCGACCACGGCTCCCTGGCGTCCGACCTGACGGCCTGGGCCGAGCAGTTCCTCGACGAGATGTCCTCGCCCGCCGGCCGCGCCTACATCCGCGACGCCCTCCTCGGCGACCCGGACGGCGGCAACGCCGGCCAGTGCTCCGCCTACGCCGCCGAGCAGATCGACGTCATCCTGCGTCGCGCGTCCGAGCGGGGGGAGCCGGCCCCCGGTGCCGAGACGGTCATCGACCAGGTCGTCGCGCCCATGATGTACCGCATCCTGTTCCGGCCGGACGGGCTCGACACCGCCTACGCCCACCGGCTGGTGGCAGGAGTCCTCAGCCGATGA
- a CDS encoding amidase, translating to MQPYELTLTAAADAIGARRLSPVELTDSVLERIEQMEPRLRAYATVDAEGARRAARQAENDIAAGRHRGPLHGIPMGLKDLIDVAGTATSAGSRVRSGHRAPADSTVAARLSAAGAVLLGKTHTHEFAYGLTTPQTHNAWDPGRVAGGSSGGSAVAVAAGTATFALGTDTGGSIRVPAALNGVVGLKPTYGLVPRHGVTSLSWSLDHVGPIARTAEDAALVLAALAGHDPRDPASVTTPPAHYRPGPDPDLTGLRIGVPRTYYFDHVDPEVTAAVRSAIGRLQALGARLVDVDIPMTRYIQATQWGLMVPEATAYHESSLRTVPELYQADVRILLEAGELMTAGDYLRAQRSRTLMRREWARLLREVDLVAAPSVPMTAVAAGQETVTWADGTVEGVSDAYVRLSAPANITGLPSLSVPVGHDSAGLPIGMQLLGPPLGESLLLRVGHACEQTGPAHGLAPATRAALC from the coding sequence ATGCAGCCGTATGAACTGACGCTCACTGCCGCCGCCGACGCGATCGGGGCACGCCGGCTGTCCCCCGTCGAGCTGACCGACTCCGTGCTGGAACGCATCGAGCAGATGGAACCGCGCCTCCGGGCCTACGCCACCGTCGACGCGGAGGGTGCGCGCCGGGCGGCGCGCCAGGCCGAGAACGACATCGCGGCCGGCCGCCACCGCGGTCCGCTGCACGGCATCCCGATGGGCCTGAAGGACCTGATCGACGTCGCCGGTACGGCCACATCGGCCGGTTCCCGGGTGCGGTCCGGCCACCGCGCGCCGGCCGACAGCACCGTCGCAGCACGCCTGTCGGCGGCCGGAGCGGTCCTGCTCGGCAAGACCCACACGCACGAGTTCGCCTACGGACTGACCACCCCGCAGACCCACAACGCCTGGGACCCCGGCCGGGTCGCCGGCGGCTCCAGCGGCGGATCGGCCGTCGCCGTCGCCGCCGGCACCGCCACCTTCGCCCTGGGCACCGACACCGGCGGATCCATCCGGGTGCCCGCCGCGCTGAACGGGGTCGTCGGCCTCAAGCCGACCTACGGCCTCGTCCCGCGCCACGGCGTCACGTCCCTGTCCTGGTCCCTGGACCACGTCGGCCCGATCGCCCGCACCGCCGAGGACGCGGCCCTGGTCCTGGCGGCCCTGGCCGGCCACGACCCCCGCGACCCCGCCTCGGTGACCACGCCCCCCGCGCACTACCGGCCGGGCCCGGACCCGGATCTGACCGGCCTGCGGATCGGTGTGCCGCGCACCTACTACTTCGACCACGTCGACCCGGAGGTGACAGCCGCCGTCCGGAGCGCGATCGGCCGGCTCCAGGCACTCGGTGCCCGCCTCGTCGACGTCGACATCCCCATGACCCGCTACATCCAGGCCACCCAGTGGGGCCTGATGGTGCCCGAGGCCACCGCCTACCACGAGAGCAGCCTGCGCACGGTCCCCGAGCTCTACCAGGCCGACGTCCGGATCCTCCTGGAGGCCGGTGAACTGATGACCGCCGGGGACTACCTGCGGGCGCAGCGCTCGCGCACCCTCATGAGGCGGGAATGGGCGCGGCTGCTGCGGGAGGTCGACCTGGTCGCCGCCCCCAGCGTGCCGATGACCGCCGTCGCGGCCGGCCAGGAGACGGTCACCTGGGCCGACGGCACCGTCGAGGGCGTCTCCGACGCCTATGTGCGGCTCTCGGCCCCGGCCAACATCACCGGCCTGCCCTCCCTCTCGGTCCCGGTCGGCCACGACTCGGCGGGGCTGCCGATCGGCATGCAGCTCCTCGGGCCGCCGCTCGGCGAGAGCCTGCTGCTGCGGGTCGGGCACGCCTGCGAACAGACAGGCCCGGCCCACGGTCTCGCGCCCGCGACCCGAGCAGCGCTGTGCTAG
- a CDS encoding hemolysin family protein, giving the protein MTEVLLLLAAILLSLACGAFVAAEFSLTTVERAELERAVERGERGAQGALKAVRNLTFQLSGAQLGITVTNLVVGMLAEPSIAALIAGPLEDLGVSRSASHSLALVLGTALSTVFLMVVGELVPKNWAISSPLTVAKTVGNAQRWFSAAFRPFITHLNNTANRVVRRIGVEPAEELASARGPQELAALARHSAREGVLEADTAELFVRTLNLADLTAENVMTPRVQVVALEVQATLEDVANATRATGLSRFPVYRGTLDSVVGTAHVKDVLAVPAERRTRIFVSELMREPLLVPETLTVDRLLDRLSGKRTMAVVIDEYGGTAGVATLEDIVEEVVGEVRDEHDPHELPDLAPAGTDESGHALYSADGSARVDHLERVGLRAPEGPYETLAGLVATVLGRIPAAGDRLEVAGWRMEVLDATGRRAARVLLCAPLDDEKPDEKPDEKGVEL; this is encoded by the coding sequence ATGACCGAAGTGCTCCTCCTCCTCGCGGCGATCCTGCTCTCGCTCGCCTGCGGCGCCTTCGTGGCGGCGGAGTTCTCCCTCACCACGGTCGAGCGCGCCGAGCTGGAACGGGCGGTGGAGCGCGGCGAGCGGGGCGCCCAGGGCGCGCTGAAGGCCGTACGGAATCTGACGTTCCAGCTCTCCGGGGCGCAGCTCGGCATCACCGTCACGAACCTGGTCGTCGGCATGCTCGCCGAGCCGTCGATCGCCGCGCTGATCGCCGGACCGCTGGAGGACCTCGGCGTCTCGCGCTCGGCGTCGCACAGCCTCGCGCTGGTGCTGGGCACGGCGCTGTCGACGGTGTTCCTGATGGTCGTCGGTGAACTGGTGCCGAAGAACTGGGCGATCTCCTCGCCGCTGACCGTCGCCAAGACCGTGGGCAACGCGCAGCGCTGGTTCAGCGCCGCGTTCCGGCCCTTCATCACCCACCTGAACAACACGGCGAACCGGGTCGTGCGCCGGATCGGCGTGGAGCCCGCCGAGGAGCTGGCCTCGGCGCGCGGGCCGCAGGAACTGGCGGCGCTCGCCCGGCACTCCGCCAGGGAGGGCGTCCTGGAGGCCGACACCGCCGAGCTGTTCGTGCGGACGCTGAACCTCGCCGACCTGACCGCGGAGAACGTGATGACGCCGCGGGTGCAGGTCGTCGCCCTGGAGGTGCAGGCGACCCTGGAGGACGTGGCGAACGCGACCCGTGCCACCGGCCTGTCCCGGTTCCCCGTCTACCGCGGCACGCTCGACTCGGTCGTCGGCACCGCGCACGTCAAGGACGTCCTGGCGGTACCGGCCGAGCGCCGCACCCGGATCTTCGTCTCCGAGCTGATGCGCGAGCCGCTGCTGGTCCCCGAGACGCTCACCGTCGACCGCCTCCTGGACCGGCTCTCCGGCAAGCGCACCATGGCCGTCGTGATCGACGAGTACGGCGGTACGGCGGGTGTGGCCACCCTGGAGGACATCGTCGAGGAGGTCGTCGGCGAGGTGCGCGACGAGCACGACCCGCACGAACTGCCGGACCTCGCGCCGGCCGGCACGGACGAGTCCGGCCACGCCCTGTACTCGGCGGACGGCTCCGCGCGCGTGGACCACCTGGAGCGCGTGGGGCTGCGCGCGCCGGAGGGGCCGTACGAGACGCTCGCCGGGCTGGTGGCGACGGTGCTCGGCCGGATACCGGCCGCCGGCGACCGGCTGGAGGTCGCCGGCTGGCGGATGGAGGTCCTGGACGCCACGGGCCGCCGGGCGGCCCGGGTCCTGCTGTGCGCGCCCCTCGACGACGAGAAGCCCGACGAGAAGCCCGACGAGAAGGGGGTCGAGCTGTGA
- a CDS encoding hemolysin family protein, translating into MTAVQLLIGLATLVVNAFFVGAEFALISVRRSQIEPYADQGDRRAKSVLWGLEHVSALMAAAQLGITLCTLVLGVVAEPAIAHLLEPVFHAVGVPEGAGHAVSFVIALALATYLHMLLGEMVPKNIALAEPVRSALTLGPPLVALSRALRPVIFTVNAFANTLLKLLRVEAREEVAASYSDAEIAQIVKDSSEAGLIDDRAQERLHDALELGRRPVRDVVLPLERVVYARVGVTPEQLERLSAESGFSRFPVVDEGRRIVGYLHVKDALDAAGREVPFRLRDMRPIARVREGTPLDDVLTAMRGSRTHLAAVLGSDGRLAGLVTMEDVLRELFGQRA; encoded by the coding sequence GTGACCGCCGTACAGCTGCTGATCGGCCTGGCGACGCTGGTCGTCAACGCCTTCTTCGTCGGCGCCGAGTTCGCGCTGATCTCGGTGCGCCGCAGCCAGATCGAGCCGTACGCCGACCAGGGCGACCGGCGCGCCAAGAGCGTGCTGTGGGGCCTGGAGCACGTGTCCGCGTTGATGGCGGCCGCGCAGCTCGGCATCACGCTGTGCACGCTGGTGCTGGGCGTGGTCGCCGAGCCGGCGATCGCGCACCTGCTGGAGCCGGTGTTCCACGCGGTGGGCGTGCCCGAGGGCGCGGGGCACGCGGTGTCCTTCGTGATCGCGCTGGCCCTGGCGACGTATCTGCACATGCTGCTCGGCGAGATGGTGCCGAAGAACATCGCGCTCGCCGAGCCGGTGCGCAGCGCGCTGACGCTCGGGCCGCCCCTGGTGGCGCTGTCCCGGGCGCTGCGGCCGGTGATCTTCACGGTGAACGCGTTCGCGAACACGCTGCTGAAGCTGCTGCGGGTGGAGGCCCGGGAGGAGGTGGCCGCCTCCTACTCGGACGCGGAGATCGCGCAGATCGTGAAGGACTCCAGCGAGGCCGGGCTCATCGACGACCGCGCCCAGGAGCGGCTGCACGACGCGCTGGAGCTGGGCCGCCGCCCGGTGCGCGACGTGGTGCTGCCCCTGGAACGCGTGGTCTACGCGCGCGTGGGCGTCACTCCGGAGCAGTTGGAGCGGCTGTCGGCGGAGTCCGGGTTCTCGCGGTTCCCGGTGGTGGACGAGGGGCGGCGGATCGTCGGCTACCTGCACGTCAAGGACGCCCTGGACGCCGCCGGGCGCGAGGTGCCGTTCCGGCTGCGGGACATGAGGCCCATCGCGCGCGTGCGGGAGGGCACGCCGCTGGACGACGTCCTCACGGCGATGCGCGGCAGCCGTACGCACCTCGCGGCGGTCCTGGGGTCGGACGGGCGGCTGGCCGGGCTGGTGACGATGGAGGACGTGCTGCGGGAGCTGTTCGGTCAGCGGGCGTGA
- a CDS encoding SGNH/GDSL hydrolase family protein, producing the protein MDTNPTYSSLVAVGDSFTEGMSDLLPDGTYRGWADLLAARMAARTPGFRYANLAVRGKLIRQIVDEQVDVAAAMGADVITLVGGLNDTLRPKCDMGRVRGLLEEAVEKLAPSCRQLVLMRSPGRQGPVLERFRPRMEELFACVDELAARHGAIVVDLYGAPSLADPRLWDVDRLHLTAEGHRRVAEAVWQELGYEPEDTEWRTPMPATLPPGWVMRRAADIRFARQHLLPWIGRRPTGRSSGDGLPPKRPELLPYEDLA; encoded by the coding sequence ATGGACACGAACCCCACCTACAGCAGCCTGGTCGCCGTCGGCGACTCCTTCACCGAGGGCATGTCGGACCTGCTGCCCGACGGCACCTACCGGGGCTGGGCCGACCTGCTCGCCGCGCGGATGGCGGCCCGTACGCCCGGCTTCCGGTACGCCAACCTCGCGGTGCGCGGCAAGCTGATCCGGCAGATCGTCGACGAGCAGGTGGACGTCGCGGCGGCCATGGGCGCGGACGTGATCACGCTGGTGGGCGGGCTCAACGACACCCTGCGGCCCAAGTGCGACATGGGCCGGGTGCGCGGGTTGCTGGAGGAGGCCGTGGAGAAGCTGGCCCCTTCGTGCCGGCAGCTCGTGCTGATGCGCAGCCCGGGCCGTCAGGGTCCGGTGCTGGAGCGGTTCCGGCCGCGCATGGAGGAGCTGTTCGCCTGCGTGGACGAGCTGGCGGCGCGGCACGGCGCGATCGTCGTCGACCTGTACGGCGCGCCGTCGCTCGCCGATCCGCGGCTGTGGGACGTGGACCGGCTGCACCTGACGGCCGAGGGCCACCGCCGGGTCGCCGAGGCCGTGTGGCAGGAACTCGGTTACGAGCCCGAGGACACCGAGTGGCGCACACCGATGCCGGCGACACTGCCGCCGGGCTGGGTGATGCGGCGGGCGGCGGACATACGGTTCGCCCGGCAGCACCTGCTGCCATGGATCGGCCGCCGTCCGACGGGCCGCTCCTCGGGCGACGGCCTGCCCCCGAAGCGGCCGGAGCTGCTGCCGTACGAGGACCTCGCGTAG
- the purB gene encoding adenylosuccinate lyase: protein MTSAPAKPRIPNVLAGRYASAELATLWSPEQKVKLERQLWLAVLRAQKDLGIEVPDAALADYERVLDTVDLASIAEREKVTRHDVKARIEEFNALAGHEHVHKGMTSRDLTENVEQLQIRLSLELMRDRTVAVLARLGKLAGEYGELVMAGRSHNVAAQATTLGKRFATATDELLVAYGRVEELLGRYPLRGIKGPVGTAQDMLDLLGGDAAKLADLEQRIAAHLGFSQAFTSVGQVYPRSLDYEVVTALVQLAAAPSSLAKTIRLMAGHELVTEGFKPGQVGSSAMPHKMNTRSCERVNGLMVILRGYASMTGELAGDQWNEGDVSCSVVRRVALPDAFFALDGLLETFLTVLDEFGAFPAVVARELDRYLPFLATTKVLMGAVRAGVGRELAHEAIKENAVASALAMREQGAERNELLDKLAADARIPLDRAELDALMADKLSFTGAAGDQVAAVVARVEEIVKQHPQAAGYTPGAIL, encoded by the coding sequence GTGACTTCCGCTCCCGCCAAGCCCCGCATCCCGAACGTCCTCGCCGGACGGTACGCCTCCGCCGAGCTCGCCACGCTCTGGTCGCCCGAGCAGAAGGTGAAGCTGGAGCGGCAGCTCTGGCTCGCCGTGCTGCGCGCCCAGAAGGACCTCGGGATCGAGGTGCCGGACGCGGCGCTCGCCGACTACGAGCGCGTGCTCGACACCGTCGACCTGGCCTCCATCGCCGAGCGCGAGAAGGTCACGCGGCACGACGTGAAGGCACGGATCGAGGAGTTCAACGCCCTCGCCGGGCACGAGCACGTGCACAAGGGCATGACCTCCCGCGACCTCACCGAGAACGTCGAGCAGCTGCAGATCCGGCTGTCGCTGGAGCTGATGCGCGACCGCACGGTGGCGGTCCTGGCGCGCCTGGGCAAGCTGGCCGGCGAGTACGGCGAGCTGGTCATGGCCGGCCGCTCGCACAACGTGGCCGCGCAGGCCACCACCCTCGGCAAGCGTTTCGCGACCGCCACCGACGAACTGCTCGTCGCCTACGGCCGGGTCGAGGAGCTGCTGGGCCGCTACCCGCTGCGCGGTATCAAGGGCCCGGTCGGCACCGCGCAGGACATGCTGGACCTGCTGGGCGGGGACGCCGCGAAGCTCGCGGACCTGGAGCAGCGGATCGCCGCGCACCTGGGCTTCTCGCAGGCCTTCACCTCGGTCGGCCAGGTCTACCCGCGCTCGCTGGACTACGAGGTCGTCACCGCGCTGGTGCAGCTGGCGGCGGCGCCGTCGTCGCTGGCGAAGACGATCCGGCTGATGGCCGGGCACGAGCTGGTCACGGAGGGCTTCAAGCCCGGCCAGGTCGGCTCCTCCGCCATGCCGCACAAGATGAACACCCGCTCCTGCGAGCGCGTCAACGGCCTGATGGTCATCCTGCGCGGCTACGCCTCGATGACCGGCGAGCTGGCGGGCGACCAGTGGAACGAGGGCGACGTGTCCTGCTCGGTGGTGCGCCGGGTCGCGCTGCCGGACGCGTTCTTCGCGCTGGACGGCCTGCTGGAGACGTTCCTGACGGTGCTCGACGAGTTCGGCGCGTTCCCGGCCGTCGTCGCCCGCGAGCTGGACCGCTACCTGCCGTTCCTCGCCACGACCAAGGTGCTGATGGGCGCCGTGCGCGCGGGCGTCGGCCGGGAGCTCGCGCACGAGGCGATCAAGGAGAACGCCGTCGCCTCCGCGCTCGCCATGCGCGAGCAGGGCGCCGAGCGCAACGAACTGCTCGACAAGCTGGCCGCCGACGCGCGCATTCCGCTGGACCGCGCCGAGCTGGACGCGCTGATGGCCGACAAGCTGTCCTTCACCGGTGCCGCGGGCGACCAGGTGGCCGCCGTCGTCGCCCGGGTCGAGGAGATCGTGAAGCAGCACCCCCAGGCCGCAGGCTACACGCCCGGCGCGATCCTCTGA